A region from the Lentisphaera profundi genome encodes:
- a CDS encoding cation:proton antiporter: MINTIQFLLAVGGLMLAGLLLDAIGRRSFLPRVTLLICLGVLIGPSLFNLLPPALMSEFDLITSIALAMVGFMLGGRLTLEALREFGKEIFWISLIGAIGTCLIVAIGLLAIGQPIIIALLLAGIATATAPAAVADVVSNFKTESPFATKLLDIVALDDVWGLIIFSICVAFALITDGNHSVLNTLGIAGFEIGGAILLGVLLGVPASYLTGRITAGEPSLAEALGIVFICSGLALWLEVSFLIASMTLGIVVTNLAKHHTRPFHEIKGVEGPVLVLFFVLAGATLQIDSLAEVGPLLIFYVLFRFLAKLMSGWLGAKLAGSNAPTRRWIGLALTPQAGVAMGMVLIAVNRFPQQGTTVLPVILASTVIFELTGPILTRLAISREAQQSTLE; this comes from the coding sequence ATGATTAATACCATTCAATTTCTTTTAGCTGTCGGTGGTTTGATGCTGGCTGGCTTATTGCTTGATGCCATTGGCCGACGCAGCTTCTTGCCACGTGTCACCTTATTGATTTGTCTTGGAGTCCTCATCGGACCATCCCTTTTTAATCTCTTGCCACCTGCACTCATGTCGGAATTTGATCTTATTACAAGTATCGCGCTGGCCATGGTTGGCTTCATGCTCGGAGGTCGCTTAACCCTCGAGGCCTTACGTGAATTTGGCAAAGAAATTTTTTGGATCAGCCTGATCGGAGCCATCGGAACTTGCCTTATCGTCGCCATCGGATTGCTGGCCATAGGCCAACCTATTATCATCGCACTTTTACTTGCTGGCATCGCCACCGCAACGGCCCCTGCAGCAGTGGCTGACGTCGTTTCAAATTTTAAAACAGAGAGCCCCTTCGCTACAAAATTACTTGACATTGTTGCTTTAGATGATGTCTGGGGATTGATCATTTTCAGTATCTGTGTCGCTTTCGCATTAATCACTGATGGCAATCACAGCGTCTTAAATACTTTGGGCATAGCTGGATTTGAAATTGGCGGAGCCATCTTACTGGGGGTTTTGCTAGGCGTGCCCGCATCCTACTTAACGGGTCGAATCACTGCGGGCGAACCCTCCTTGGCCGAAGCACTCGGAATTGTCTTTATCTGTAGTGGCCTCGCTCTTTGGCTTGAGGTCTCATTTTTAATTGCATCCATGACGCTAGGCATTGTCGTCACTAATCTTGCTAAACATCACACTCGACCTTTTCATGAGATTAAAGGTGTCGAAGGGCCTGTTTTGGTGCTGTTCTTTGTTCTAGCTGGGGCCACCTTGCAAATTGACTCGCTCGCAGAAGTCGGCCCACTGCTTATTTTCTATGTCTTATTTCGATTCCTTGCTAAGTTAATGAGCGGATGGCTTGGTGCAAAATTGGCTGGCAGTAACGCTCCCACTCGTCGCTGGATTGGATTGGCGCTCACCCCTCAGGCGGGCGTCGCCATGGGCATGGTTTTGATTGCCGTTAATAGATTCCCCCAGCAGGGAACCACCGTGCTTCCCGTCATCCTCGCTTCCACTGTGATTTTTGAACTCACTGGCCCCATTCTAACTCGACTGGCAATTAGCCGCGAAGCCCAGCAATCAACGCTTGAATAA